In Magnolia sinica isolate HGM2019 chromosome 12, MsV1, whole genome shotgun sequence, a single genomic region encodes these proteins:
- the LOC131221775 gene encoding G-type lectin S-receptor-like serine/threonine-protein kinase At4g27290, producing the protein MDIISGWVTLVFLFIFSCFCMKLSHCGDTLKQGESIRDRPRYGQWVGEAQQLVSANGIFELGFFTPGNSNKRYVGIWYKKDPKQIVVWVANRETPLSWDYSGSLTINPNGNLMILGGVNDPNIRTRGISISLSSVLAESNTSLRLWDCGNLVLTEGIGEGDEPRVLWQSFDHPSNTYLPGMKLGLSVIGGSSTMLTSWKSKDDPSHGDFTLGLDSSPTG; encoded by the coding sequence ATGGACATCATCTCTGGGTGGGTTACCTTagtttttctcttcattttctccTGCTTCTGCATGAAGCTGTCACACTGCGGAGACACTCTTAAACAAGGCGAATCGATCCGAGACCGGCCAAGGTATGGCCAATGGGTTGGAGAGGCACAGCAACTAGTTTCGGCGAACGGGATCTTCGAACTGGGTTTCTTCACTCCCGGCAATTCCAACAAACGCTACGTTGGGATATGGTACAAGAAAGACCCAAAACAAATAGTAGTATGGGTTGCCAACAGAGAAACACCGCTATCCTGGGATTATTCTGGATCCTTAACTATCAACCCCAATGGGAATTTGATGATTCTCGGGGGTGTCAACGATCCCAATATTCGGACCAGAGGAATCTCCATATCATTGTCCTCGGTGCTGGCAGAAAGCAATACAAGCCTAAGGCTCTGGGATTGTGGAAACCTTGTATTAACTGAAGGAATTGGAGAAGGTGACGAACCCCGCGTCTTGTGGCAGAGCTTCGATCATCCTTCCAATACTTACCTACCCGGCATGAAACTGGGGCTGAGTGTCATCGGAGGAAGCTCAACAATGTTAACATCGTGGAAAAGTAAAGATGATCCTAGTCATGGCGATTTCACACTGGGATTGGATTCAAGCCCGACTGGCTAG
- the LOC131221772 gene encoding G-type lectin S-receptor-like serine/threonine-protein kinase B120: protein MGSITGWVSFVFLFIFSCFCMTLSQCRDTLKQGESIRDRPRRGEWVGEAQSLVSANQNFELGFFSPGNSNKRYIGIWYKKGTERIILWVANRKTPLSDSSGSLTIITNENLMIQGRSSDTSNWEVRILLSSVPAESNSRLTLSDSGNLILTEGNGDVLWQSFDHPSDTYLPGMKLRLSVIGRSPTMLTSWRSKDDPSPGDFTLGLDLSSTGQFSIWKQRRVRHWTSGFWNGQIFSSIPETRSYKFSYESDENGSYFRYSLKDDSVISRLVMDVSGQIQLFTWSEETQAWSVLWSQPRGECDFDTYCGHNGVCNEGSSSPCKCLDGFEPRSRREWESNVWSAGCVRRTQLRCGDGDRFMLMKMMRLPAPSHTFTDLSLQFEDCNAKCMGDCSCTAYASSHGNGTRCHLWHGELMGLQENSNSGQDLYVRRADFELDEGSKRQLWIIAPVIVPSTLLVFAGIICYFRSARVRHRRELRHKAKREMIGAASMFDLGINMAITNQSLEGGKNSFDFQLFNFATISAATDNFSVANKLGEGGFGPVYKGKLNKGPEIAVKRLSERSGQGLEEFKTEIILIARLQHMNLVRLLGCCTEGEEKILVYEYMPNKSLDTIIFDPVKRKLLDWGKRVRIINGIAQGLLYLHKYSRLRIIHRDLKPSNILLDSEVNPKISDFGMARIFGQNESIANTKRIVGTHGYMSPEYAMGGLFSEKSDVYSFGVLLLEIVSGKKNTSFHHFEESLNLLGYAWELWKNGRGSELIDPTLRDSSPIWEITRCIHMGLLCVQESAKDRPTMSNVAALLSNETAPLPTPKRPAFSSGKNLSMTTPGSCSVNLMTISAMEAR from the exons ATGGGCAGCATCACAGGATGGGTTtcctttgtttttctcttcatcttctcttGCTTCTGCATGACTCTCTCCCAATGCAGAGACACTCTTAAACAAGGCGAATCAATCCGAGACCGGCCAAGGCGTGGCGAATGGGTTGGAGAGGCACAGAGCCTGGTCTCAGCAAACCAGAACTTCGAACTGGGTTTCTTCAGCCCAGGCAATTCCAACAAACGGTATATTGGGATATGGTACAAGAAAGGCACAGAAAGAATTATATTATGGGTTGCGAACAGAAAAACACCGCTCTCAGATTCTTCTGGATCCTTAACTATCATTACCAATGAGAATTTGATGATCCAGGGTCGTAGCTCTGATACTAGTAATTGGGAAGTCCGCATACTATTGTCATCTGTGCCTGCGGAAAGCAATTCAAGACTGACGCTCTCCGATTCAGGAAACCTTATATTAACCGAAGGAAATGGAGATGTCTTGTGGCAGAGCTTTGATCATCCTTCCGATACTTATCTACCCGGCATGAAACTGAGGCTTAGTGTGATTGGGAGAAGCCCAACCATGCTTACATCATGGAGAAGTAAAGATGATCCTAGTCCTGGGGATTTCACGCTGGGATTGGATTTGAGCTCGACAGGCCAGTTCTCTATTTGGAAACAGAGGAGAGTAAGGCATTGGACGAGCGGATTTTGGAATGGACAGATTTTCAGCTCCATTCCTGAAACGAGATCGTATAAATTCAGCTATGAATCTGATGAAAATGGGAGCTATTTCAGATATTCTCTCAAGGATGATTCGGTTATTTCAAGGTTAGTGATGGATGTTTCTGGTCAAATCCAGCTATTCACATGGTCAGAGGAAACCCAGGCATGGAGCGTATTATGGTCCCAACCAAGAGGAGAATGTGACTTTGACACCTACTGTGGGCACAATGGTGTTTGCAACGAGGGCTCATCATCGCCCTGCAAGTGTTTGGATGGGTTTGAGCCCCGTTCGCGTAGAGAATGGGAATCAAACGTGTGGTCTGCTGGGTGTGTAAGGCGAACACAGTTGAGGTGTGGTGATGGAGACCGGTTCATGTTGATGAAGATGATGAGATTGCCTGCTCCCTCACATACCTTCACAGATTTGAGCCTACAGTTCGAAGATTGTAACGCTAAATGTATGGGTGATTGTTCATGTACTGCTTATGCTTCTTCCCACGGGAATGGCACCAGATGCCATCTTTGGCACGGGGAGCTGATGGGTCTTCAAGAAAACAGCAACAGTGGGCAAGATCTTTATGTTCGTCGAGCAGATTTTGAACTGG ATGAAGGAAGCAAGAGACAGTTATGGATAATCGCTCCAGTAATAGTCCCTTCGACGCTTCTTGTATTTGCCGGCATCATTTGTTATTTCCGGAGTGCGCGTGTCCGGCATAGAAGAGAGCTTAGACATAAAG CAAAGAGAGAAATGATCGGGGCAGCATCGATGTTTGATTTAGGTATTAACATGGCGATAACCAACCAATCTCTGGAAGGTGGGAAGAACAGTTTCGACTTTCAATTATTCAATTTTGCTACTATTTCAGCCGCCACAGATAACTTCTCCGTTGCAAATAAGCTGGGAGAGGGCGGCTTTGGCCCTGTTTACAAG GGTAAATTAAACAAGGGACCAGAAATAGCTGTGAAAAGGCTTTCTGAAAGATCCGGTCAAGGGTTAGAAGAGTTCAAAACtgagattattctcatcgctagGCTCCAACACATGAATCTTGTTCGGCTTTTGGGTTGCTGCactgaaggagaagaaaagatccTAGTCTACGAGTACATGCCAAACAAAAGCTTGGATACCATCATTTTCG ATCCGGTGAAACGGAAGCTTTTGGATTGGGGGAAACGTGTGCGGATCATAAATGGGATTGCTCAGGGGCTTCTATACCTTCACAAGTACTCAAGATTGAGAATCATTCATAGAGATCTAAAACCTAGTAATATTCTTTTGGACTCAGAAGTGAACCCAAAAATATCAGATTTCGGCATGGCAAGAATATTCGGACAGAATGAATCCATAGCAAATACAAAAAGGATTGTTGGGACACA TGGATATATGTCTCCAGAGTACGCCATGGGAGGACTCTTCTCGGAGAAATCAGATGTCTATAGCTTTGGAGTCTTACTGCTAGAGATTGTTAGTGGCAAGAAGAATACTAGCTTTCATCATTTCGAAGAATCTCTTAACCTTCTAGGATAT GCATGGGAGCTGTGGAAGAATGGTAGGGGCTCTGAGTTGATAGATCCAACGCTGCGTGATTCATCTCCCATATGGGAAATCACAAGATGCATCCACATGGGACTTTTGTGTGTGCAAGAAAGTGCTAAGGATCGGCCCACCATGTCGAATGTGGCCGCTCTGCTTAGCAATGAAACTGCGCCTCTGCCTACTCCAAAACGACCTGCATTTTCTTCAGGAAAAAACTTATCAATGACTACTCCAGGATCTTGTTCAGTCAATCTGATGACGATTTCTGCGATGGAAGCTAGATAA
- the LOC131221774 gene encoding receptor-like serine/threonine-protein kinase SD1-7, with protein MDVSGQIQLFTWSEVTHAWSKLWSQPRGVCDFYAYCGPNGACDDHSSSSCNCLNGFEPRSPREWESKVWSAGCMRRTPLRCGDGDGFMLMKKMRLPAPSHSLPDSSLQLKDCKATCRSDCSCTAYASVNENGTGCHLWHKELTGLQENNSSGQDIYVRLADFELDDGSKRRLWIIAPVIIPSMLLVFGSIICYFWRRVLVRRRTELRHKAKRETRVAESLLDLGINMSTINKSLQGGKDSYDFQVFNFATISAATGYFSVTNKLGEGGFGPVYKAWELWTNGRGSELIDPTLNDLSPIGEITRCIHMGLLCVQESAKDRPTMSNVAALLSNETATLPTPKRPAFSLGKNSSITIPGSCSVNLMTISVMEAR; from the exons ATGGATGTTTCTGGCCAAATCCAGCTATTCACATGGTCAGAGGTAACCCACGCATGGAGCAAATTATGGTCTCAACCAAGAGGAGTATGCGACTTTTATGCCTACTGTGGGCCAAACGGTGCTTGCGACGAtcactcatcatcatcatgcaATTGTTTGAATGGGTTTGAGCCTCGTTCACCTAGAGAATGGGAATCAAAAGTGTGGTCTGCTGGGTGCATGAGGCGAACACCGTTGAGGTGTGGTGATGGGGATGGGTTCATGTtgatgaagaagatgagattGCCAGCTCCCTCACATTCCCTCCCAGATTCGAGCCTACAGCTCAAAGATTGTAAGGCTACATGTAGGAGTGATTGTTCATGTACCGCTTATGCTTCTGTTAATGAGAACGGCACTGGATGTCATCTTTGGCACAAGGAGCTGACAGGTCTTCAAGAAAACAACAGCAGTGGGCAAGATATTTATGTTCGTCTAGCAGATTTCGAACTGG ATGATGGAAGCAAGAGACGTCTATGGATAATCGCTCCAGTTATAATCCCTTCGATGCTTCTTGTATTTGGCAGCATCATTTGTTATTTCTGGAGGAGAGTGCTCGTCCGGCGTAGAACAGAGCTAAGACATAAAG CCAAGAGAGAAACAAGAGTGGCCGAATCACTGCTAGATTTAGGCATTAACATGTCCACTATCAACAAATCTCTGCAAGGTGGGAAGGACAGCTACGACTTTCAAGTATTCAATTTCGCTACTATTTCAGCTGCTACAGGTTACTTCTCCGTCACAAATAAGCTAGGAGAGGGAGGTTTCGGACCTGTTTACAAG GCATGGGAGCTGTGGACGAATGGAAGGGGCTCTGAGTTGATAGACCCAACGCTGAACGATTTATCTCCCATAGGGGAAATCACAAGATGCATCCACATGGGACTTTTGTGTGTGCAAGAAAGTGCAAAGGATCGGCCCACCATGTCAAATGTGGCCGCTTTGCTTAGCAATGAAACTGCGACTCTGCCCACTCCAAAACGACCCGCATTTTCTTTAGGGAAAAACTCATCAATAACAATTCCAGGATCTTGTTCAGTCAATCTGATGACGATATCTGTGATGGAAGCTAGATAA
- the LOC131220653 gene encoding ferric reduction oxidase 7, chloroplastic-like — protein MAELSSHELLLLNGDIKHGITKRTPFSASLAKWVLKILMWGIFIAWIALMFFFPIEFVRGLYQKWLGATRETVFGVTGSIFLIFGAAIHIVAFPAFIYVTAFPSENEEMKKPKFPRFRLWTFPVIVDGPFGVVSAAELIGILLFSAYIIWAVSAYAIQIQQGISKFPLPFKEKRCFL, from the exons ATGGCTGAACTTTCATCCCATGAACTTCTTCTTTTGAATGGAGATATCAAGCATGGTATCACCAAGAGGACTCCCTTCTCAGCATCTTTAGCGAAATGGGTACTCAAAATTTTGATGTGGGGGATCTTCATTGCATGGATTGCTCTTATGTttttcttccctattgagtttGTGCGAGGATTGTACCAGAAATGGCTTGGAGCAACCAGAGAAACTGTCTTTGGGGTCACAG GAAGTATATTCCTGATATTCGGTGCTGCAATTCACATTGTTGCATTTCCAGCGTTCATCTATGTAACTGCTTTCCCAAGTGAAAATGAAGA GATGAAGAAACCGAAATTTCCAAGGTTCCGATTATGGACATTTCCTGTCATTGTTGATGGACCATTTGGTGTCGTCTCTGCTGCAGAATTGATTGGGATACTCCTGTTTTCTGCATACATTATCTGGGCAGTTTCTGCTTATGCAATACAAATTCAGCAAGGAATATCTAAATTTCCCCTGCCTTTCAAAGAGAAAAGGTGTTTTCTTTAA